A DNA window from Vigna unguiculata cultivar IT97K-499-35 chromosome 10, ASM411807v1, whole genome shotgun sequence contains the following coding sequences:
- the LOC114166483 gene encoding cyclin-U4-1-like, whose amino-acid sequence MAEEESPSVMPKVITFLSSMLEKVAESNDHNQKLLQQQQQQNKISVFHGLTRPNISIQNYLERIFKYANCSPSCFIVAYVYLDRFTQRQPSLSINSFNVHRLLITSVMVAAKFMDDMYYNNAYYAKVGGITKTEMNFLELDFVFGLGFHLNVTPGTFQAYCVHLQREMLVMEPLSFADSSLTLGKSLKTHFLCFNEDESPHQKQQQLAV is encoded by the exons ATGGCAGAGGAGGAGAGTCCAAGTGTGATGCCAAAAGTGATCACTTTCCTCTCCTCCATGCTGGAAAAGGTAGCTGAATCAAACGATCACAACCAGAAGCTTcttcagcagcagcagcagcagaacAAGATCTCAGTGTTCCATGGTTTAACACGACCAAACATCTCAATTCAGAACTACCTCGAAAGAATCTTCAAGTACGCTAATTGCAGCCCCTCGTGTTTCATCGTTGCATATGTCTACCTCGATCGTTTCACTCAGAGACAACCCTCTCTCTCCATCAACTCCTTCAATGTTCATAGATTGTTGATCACAAGCGTCATGGTTGCTGCCAAATTCATGGATGACAT GTATTACAACAATGCATACTATGCAAAAGTCGGAGGAATAACAAAAACAGAGATGAATTTTCTTGAGTTGGATTTTGTGTTTGGTTTAGGTTTTCACTTGAATGTGACACCAGGAACCTTCCAAGCCTACTGTGTCCACCTTCAAAGAGAAATGTTGGTGATGGAACCTCTGAGTTTTGCAGATTCGTCCTTAACTTTAGGAAAATCATTAAAAACTCACTTCTTGTGCTTCAATGAAGATGAATCTCCTCATCAAAAGCAACAACAGCTAGCTGTTTGA
- the LOC114167387 gene encoding nucleolin-like codes for MPPKSAKRGSVSSASKRGGRGGRGISKVVQSQQQHDAAEEVLKVEEKQPIVVAEEEQPKAMEEEHPVVEEKQLVVEEKESVVVVEDKAIDMNQMAPEAVEEASHLANGLTAVKNNEEEVKESIDEYEKDERLDLEDNDPEYEAEEYGAVDYDEKEIEQDEGHEVGNEVEEEEAEDNLGEEEGDTGEEEVEDVHDELEGEEEHEHTGEEHEHPDFADVDEEEHREVVKERRKRKEFEVFVGGLDKDATESDLRKVFGEVGVVTEVRLMMNPQTKKNKGFAFLRFETVEQAKRAVAELRNPVINGKQCGVTPSQDSDTLYLGNICKTWTKEALKEKLKHYGVTNVEDLTLVEDTNDEGKNRGFAFLEFSSRADAMDAFKRLQKRDVVFGVDKPAKVSFADSFIDPGDEIMAQVKTVFIDALPPSWDEDYVRDLLKKYGEIEKVELARNMPAARRKDYGFVTFGTHDAAVKCADSITGTELGEGDKKAKVRARLSRPLQRGRGKHISRGDYRSGRGSGMMTRPSWSRPAPRTFTRGARGVGSRAPPARPVSVRDRRPIMSIPARSRPIPPPSRSYDRRPVAPAYPKSSMKRDYSRREDIPPPRSRVPVDYGSRVASERRPSYRDYPARGPGPGYSELPRSTSRAAPRRGYVDDGYSQRFERPPPPPPPHLSYREGRPRDYDTLSGSKRSYAAIDDVPPRYADTGARQSRARLDYDYGGSASQYGDAYGDRLGRSSMGYGGSSRSSMSSQDSHGMYSSRQGMSYGGSFTGGDVGGLYSSSYGSDYISRGSDVGGSSYSSVYSSRGVGGGSSYMGGGGSGSYY; via the exons ATGCCTCCGAAATCGGCAAAGCGTGGGTCCGTGTCAAGCGCCTCAAAGAGGGGTGGCAGAGGGGGCAGGGGAATCTCCAAGGTTGTGCAGAGCCAGCAGCAGCATGATGCTGCGGAAGAGGTACTGAAGGTAGAGGAAAAACAACCCATTGTTGTTGCTGAGGAGGAACAACCCAAGGCGATGGAAGAAGAGCACCCTGTGGTTGAAGAGAAACAGCTTGTGGTTGAAGAGAAAGAATCTGTTGTGGTGGTTGAGGATAAGGCTATTGATATGAACCAGATGGCTCCGGAGGCTGTGGAAGAAGCGTCCCATCTTGCTAATGGGTTGACCGCTgtgaaaa ACAATGAAGAGGAGGTTAAGGAATCGATTGATGAATATGAGAAAGATGAACGCTTAGATTTGGAGGATAATGATCCTGAGTATGAAGCTGAGGAGTATGGTGCAGTTGATTATGATGAGAAAGAAATTGAACAAGATGAGGGTCATGAGGTGGGCAATGAAGTAGAGGAAGAAGAGGCTGAGGATAATTTAGGTGAAGAAGAGGGTGATACAGGTGAGGAAGAGGTTGAAGATGTTCATGACGAACTTGAGGGTGAGGAGGAGCATGAGCATACTGGTGAGGAGCATGAGCACcctgactttgctgacgtggatgAAGAGGAACATCGAGAAGTTGTGAAGGAAAGGCGGAAGCGGAAAGAGTTTGAAGTTTTTGTTGGTGGCTTGGACAAGGATGCTACTGAGAGCGATCTGAGGAAGGTTTTTGGTGAAGTTGGGGTTGTTACAGAGGTCAGGTTGATGATGAATCCTCAAACTAAAAAGAACAAGGGATTTGCATTCTTGCGTTTTGAAACTGTGGAACAAGCTAAACGAGCTGTAGCAGAGCTCAGAAATCCtgtg ATTAATGGCAAACAATGTGGTGTTACTCCTAGTCAGGACAGTGATACACTCTATTTGGGGAATATATGCAAGACATGGACAAAGGAAGCt TTAAAAGAGAAGCTGAAACATTATGGAGTTACAAATGTTGAGGATTTGACCTTAGTAGAAGATActaatgatgaaggaaagaaccGTGGGTTTGCATTTTTAGAATTTTCCTCTCGTGCTGATGCTATGGATGCCTTTAAGCGACTGCAGAAGAGGGATGTTGTGTTTGGAGTTGATAAGCCTGCAAAAGTTTCTTTTGCAGATTCTTTTATTGACCCGGGTGATGAAATTATGGCACAG GTTAAAACTGTGTTTATTGATGCATTGCCTCCTTCATGGGATGAAGATTATGTCCGAGATCTTCTCAAGAAATATGGAGAGATTGAAAAGGTTGAGCTTGCCAGAAACATGCCAGCTGCTCGTAGGAAGGATTATGGGTTTGTTACATTTGGCACACATGATGCTGCGGTAAAATGTGCTGATAGTATTACTGGCACAGAGTTGGGTGAAGGAGACAAGAAG GCAAAAGTTAGAGCCAGGTTGTCAAGACCACTCCAGAGAGGTCGTGGAAAACACATTAGTCGTGGTGACTATCGTTCTGGTCGAGGATCTGGAATGATGACGAGGCCTTCATGGAGCCGACCTGCTCCTCGTACTTTTACTCGTGGTGCAAGAGGAGTTGGAAGTCGTGCTCCACCTGCTAGACCAGTTAGTGTGAGGGATAGACGCCCTATCATGTCCATACCTGCAAGAAGTAGGCCAATACCTCCTCCATCTAGATCTTATGATAGGAGACCAGTTG CACCTGCATATCCAAAAAGTAGCATGAAGAGAGATTATAGTCGGCGAGAGGATATACCACCTCCAAGAAGTAGAGTTCCTGTAGATTATGGCTCAAGGGTGGCTTCTGAAAGAAGACCATCTTACAGGGATTATCCTGCCCGTGGTCCTGGTCCTGGCTACTCTGAGCTCCCTAGAAGCACATCTCGGGCTGCACCTAGGAGGGGCTATGTGGATGATGGATATAGCCAAAGATTTGAGAGgcctccacctccacctcctCCCCATCTAAGCTACCGTGAAGGACGTCCCCGAGATTATGATACTCTGTCCGGCTCAAAACGTTCTTATGCTGCTATA GATGATGTTCCTCCTCGGTATGCTGATACTGGTGCTCGCCAATCAAGAGCACGATTGGACTATGACTATGGTGGTAGTGCTTCACAGTATGGAGATGCTTATGGTGATAG ACTTGGAAGATCCAGTATGGGATATGGTGGTAGCAGCAGAAGCTCTATGTCTAGTCAAGATTCACATGGGATGTATAGCAGTCGACAGGGCATGAGTTATGGAG GTTCTTTTACTGGTGGAGATGTTGGTGGCTTGTACTCATCAAGTTATGGCAGTGATTACATTTCCCGTGGAAGTGAT GTTGGTGGCAGCTCATATTCATCAGTGTATTCGAGCAGGGGCGTGGGTGGTGGTAGCAGTTATATGGGTGGTGGTGGATCGGGATCTTATTATTGA
- the LOC114166328 gene encoding uncharacterized protein LOC114166328 produces the protein MNSFSSVRCILKEIFIGWLKINKREKNAHDEKDKLSESLGRINSSSQDGTELEICGNVNCVEEVHSRKRINHFPNSYGQKRRTADMTGTAASRLAAFGFALCSLSLKYSKPVLQAQPPHSLWLSIIAMLSFTLFACAATVMLLVGARFTHMQIIVMLIAFFNMVLA, from the exons ATGAATTCCTTCTCCTCG GTTCGATGTATTCTTAAAGAAATCTTTATAGGATGGTTGAAGATCaacaaaagagagaagaatgCACATGATGAGAAAGACAAGCTTTCTGAATCACTTGGACGAATAAACAGTTCAAGT CAAGATGGAACAGAGTTAGAGATATGTGGCAATGTTAATTGTGTTGAGGAAGTACATAGCAGAAAACGAATTAACCATTTCCCCAATAGTTATGGTCAGAAAAGAAGAACAGCAGACATGACGGGAACAGCGGCATCACGGTTGGCGGCCTTTGGGTTTGCTTTGTGTTCATTGTCACTGAAGTACAGCAAACCAGTTCTCCAAGCACAACCACCTCATTCACTTTGGCTTTCCATCATAGCAATGTTGAGCTTTACATTGTTTGCATGTGCTGCTACTGTTATGCTTCTTGTTGGAGCAAGGTTCACTCATATGCAGATTATTGTAATGCTCATTGCATTCTTCAATATGGTGTTGGCTTAA
- the LOC114165900 gene encoding uncharacterized protein LOC114165900 — protein MSLPEVPPEIQPQRTEKSYRQEFIEGMRRWFSRFDVDAELERKFELERKLKEFHDLFDGLIKDGLTKENFKVYKLQAHAAEINEKEFQPSHLEDRVAEMNEKLKGMDDLYQKLTLKKFKIKKRSFKVINIDGENEAIDGNPDITTSKKHEKQDNTHEAIDGNAETTIFKKHEKQDHTHEAIDGNPDIIGLKKHEKQDHTVWAGFLALEVGVASCLGNPFDKLPKLLESTGKVKQQSVINSGEALRVFAQPITWNAILFGSFIFSTIHAPLGFRVSANSIQMLLLVYCILAEAEALSDCAVMWGSTQIPALLFVCGWAIVPVLLIASIIAGLKYSRFSPK, from the exons ATGTCCCTTCCTGAAGTTCCGCCAGAAATTCAGCCACAGAGAACGGAGAAGTCCTATAGACAGGAATTCATAG AGGGGATGCGGCGGTGGTTTTCCCGTTTTGACGTTGACGCTGAGTTGGAAAGAAAGTTTGAGTTGGAAAGAAAGTTAAAG GAGTTCCATGATCTATTTGATGGACTGATAAAGGATGGACTGACAAAGGAGAATTTTAAG gtGTATAAACTTCAAGCACACGCGGCTGAGATCAATGAAAAG GAATTTCAACCGTCGCATCTTGAAGATCGTGTTGCTGAGATGAATGAAAAGTTAAAG GGGATGGATGATTTATATCAGAAGCTGACACTGAAGAAGTTCAAG ATAAAGAAGAGATCCTTTAAAGTGATAAATATTGATGGAGAGAATGAAGCAATTGATGGAAATCCAGATATCACAACTTCCaagaaacatgaaaaacaagaTAATACTCATGAGGCAATTGATGGGAATGCAGAAACCACAATTTTCaagaaacatgaaaaacaagaTCATACTCATGAGGCAATTGATGGGAATCCAGATATCATAGGTCTCaagaaacatgaaaaacaagaTCATACTGTATGGGCTGGCTTCTTAGCACTTGAGGTCGGCGTAGCAAGTTGTTTAGGTAATCCTTTCGATAAGTTACCAAAATTGTTGGAAAGCACAGGTAAGGTAAAGCAGCAATCAGTTATAAATTCTGGAGAAGCACTTCGTGTGTTTGCCCAACCCATAACATGGAACGCAATACTCTTTGGGAGTTTCATTTTCTCAACAATTCATGCACCATTGGGTTTTCGTGTGTCTGCAAACTCAATCCAGATGCTACTTTTGGTGTATTGCATTTTAGCAGAAGCAGAAGCATTGTCTGATTGTGCTGTTATGTGGGGTTCAACTCAGATCCCTGCTCTTCTGTTTGTTTGTGGATGGGCCATTGTTCCGGTGCTGCTTATCGCCTCCATCATCGCGGGGCTGAAGTATTCACGCTTCTCTCCaaaatag